The Nitrososphaerota archaeon genomic interval CCGCCCTTGTCCTGCAGTCTGGGAAGCTCGGCGACATCTACGGCAAGAAGAACGTCTACCTGATCGGTTTCGCGGTCTTTGGAGTGGCATCCGCGCTCTGTGGACTCAGCACGAATGCCTACGAGCTGATCGCGTTCAGGGTCGTGCAGGGGGTCGGAGCGTCCATCATGATCGCGACTGCCATACCCATGATCTTCGCCTCCTTTCCACCCTCGGAGAGGGGGGCAGCGGTGGGGGTCAACTCGGTGGCCTGGGCTGTGGGAGCCGTGGCTGGCCCGGTCCTCGGAGGAGCCCTCACGGCGATAGACTGGAGGCTGATATTCTACGTCAACGTTCCTGTGGCAGCCCTGGCGATAATGGTAGGGCGGGCAAGGATACCGGGGTGGCTGAACGCCAGAGGCGGGCACGTGGGGAAGCTCAACCTCTTCAGCGCCAGCGTGCTGGGAGTAGCCATAGCCCTGGTGATGCTCTGGCTGACATTGCTCGACTTGAGGCTGGCTCCCATCGCGATCCTCGGAGTGGTGGCCTTCGTGATAGTGGAGTTGAAGTCGTCCAACCCGATCCTGAACAGGGAGCTGCTGAAGAGCCGGGGGTTCGTCTACTCAGTGGTGTCCCTGGGCGTCTTGATGACGGCGTTCTTCGGCATCGTCTTCGTGATGTCGTTCTACTTCCAGTCTGTGGCAGGGTTCTTGCCCCTGACGGCCGGCCTCTGGATTGCGCCTCTGCCCATAGCGCTGGCCGTGACCAATCCGCTGGCGGGGAGGGTGTTCGACCGGATTCACAGGCCTGCGGCCACTTCCATCGGAGGGGCCGTGGTCGTCTTGGTCTCCCTCCTGCTCCTCAGCTCGGCCATCGGCACCAGAGCACCTGGGATTCTGGTCTCAGTTCTCCTCGGGTTGATCGGGCTCGGCGGGGGATTCGTCTGGGCGCCGTCTATCTCCTCTGCCCTGAAGTTCGCACGGCCGGAGATGCGCGGGGTGGCGAACGGCACGGCCTTCACCCTGATCTACATCGCCTTCGCGACGAGCATCGCGCTGGTCATCTCGATATCGACGGCGGCTCTGCCGCCAGGCCTTGCAGCTCAGATTCACTCAGGGAGCGTGACCGGGCTGGGGGCGTCCTCCGCCTCGCTCTTCGACCAGGGGCTGGCGAACGCACTGGTGGGGCTCGCGGTGGTGGGGGC includes:
- a CDS encoding MFS transporter — encoded protein: MKPESETAKVLPRWTTLSVTTLGAFMAAVDSNIVTIALPYISKGLSAGYSLLGWVLAGYVLAVAALVLQSGKLGDIYGKKNVYLIGFAVFGVASALCGLSTNAYELIAFRVVQGVGASIMIATAIPMIFASFPPSERGAAVGVNSVAWAVGAVAGPVLGGALTAIDWRLIFYVNVPVAALAIMVGRARIPGWLNARGGHVGKLNLFSASVLGVAIALVMLWLTLLDLRLAPIAILGVVAFVIVELKSSNPILNRELLKSRGFVYSVVSLGVLMTAFFGIVFVMSFYFQSVAGFLPLTAGLWIAPLPIALAVTNPLAGRVFDRIHRPAATSIGGAVVVLVSLLLLSSAIGTRAPGILVSVLLGLIGLGGGFVWAPSISSALKFARPEMRGVANGTAFTLIYIAFATSIALVISISTAALPPGLAAQIHSGSVTGLGASSASLFDQGLANALVGLAVVGALGIPILFLLLREQGRHFKAYIEAQAAPVTEKGTPSA